Proteins encoded in a region of the Aythya fuligula isolate bAytFul2 chromosome 13, bAytFul2.pri, whole genome shotgun sequence genome:
- the ITM2A gene encoding integral membrane protein 2A encodes MVKIAFSSPFAQKDGAKKEAAEALVADRDPEVATHGGENSSGRCLLTLLGLAFILAGVVVGGACIYKYFMPKHKVYRGEMCYFENENRDRAVEPYFLPIAEEADIREDDNIAIIDVPVPKFSDSDPAAIVHDFDRLLTAYLDLQLGNCYVIPLNTSIVMPPRNLMDLFAKLATGSYLPQTYLVREEMVVTEEIDNVSDLGIFIYQLCVGKETFRLQRRDQITGLQKRSAENCHSIRHFENSFVVETKICQQ; translated from the exons atGGTGAAGATCGCCTTCAGCTCCCCCTTCGCGCAGAAGGACGGCGCCAAGAAGGAGGCGGCCGAGGCGCTGGTGGCCGACAGG GATCCGGAAGTTGCCACACACGGAGGTGAAAACTCCTCTGGAAGATGTCTGTTGACTCTGCTGGGCTTAGCGTTCATCTTGGCAGGAGTTGTCGTCGGTGGAGCCTGCATCTACAAGTACTTCATGCCTAAG CATAAGGTGTACCGTGGCGAAATGTgttactttgaaaatgaaaaccgGGATCGTGCTGTGGAACCTTATTTTCTGCCTATTGCCGAAGAAGCTGACATTCGGGAAGATGACAACATAGCCATCATCGATGTGCCCGTCCCGAAATTCTCAGACAGTGACCCGGCTGCGATTGTCCATGACTTTGATAGG CTTTTGACGGCATATCTTGACTTGCAACTGGGCAACTGCTATGTGATTCCGTTGAACACATCCATAGTCATGCCGCCAAGGAATCTGATGGATCTCTTTGCAAAACTGGCG acTGGTTCTTACCTGCCTCAGACTTACCTAGTCCGTGAAGAAATGGTGGTTACGGAGGAGATAGATAACGTATCTGATCTGGGTATCTTCATTTACCAACTCTGTGTTGGAAAAGAGACTTTCAGACTTCAGCGCAGAGACCAGATAACAG GTCTGCAGAAACGTTCAGCGGAGAACTGTCACTCAATCAGACACTTTGAAAACTCTTTCGTTGTTGAAACA